GGGGAAGAACTATGCCGTAGAACCGCAAAAAAGCCGGAAAGAGCGCCATGCTCTTTCCGGCTTTTTTGCGGCGGCGACGGTCCCGCCCTCGTGTTCGGCTTTTTGATCAAGAAATAGTATGATTTGTCGTTCCCGATCGAGTATCAGAATGATGCGCCATGGCCGGGAGAGAATGTTTTTAATTGCTCTAAGGGGATTTTTTTTGAAAAAACGCTTGACAGGATGGTTAGAGATGTTAAACTAACGGCGTATTAGTTAGCAACAACTAAGAAAAGTCGGGAAACACACGGTCCGAGACTTACAGGGAGTCCAGTCCGCAGCGCATATTTTCACGGGCAAGATCTTTGGCGGAAACGCAACGGATCTTGATGAGCAGAGTCGGCGCGCGGAGTTTTTTCTCCGCGCGGGGAGTTGCGTCCTCGGCAAGGGCCGAAGGCTGGAAATTTAAATTCTAAGGAGACGGCACGATGCAGACAAAGAACACGTTGCGGCGCGGGCGGGCCTTGGGACTGCTTGCGGTCGCTGTTCTCTTCTTTCTTTTCTCTTCGGCGCAGGACGCTTCCGCGGCCAAGAAGAAGAAATACGACACGTGGAAAGCCGTGGCGGCGGACATGGCGGTCGAGTTCTCGCGCGCGCGGGAGAACGTCGAGAAAGGCGAGTACAAGGCCGCCCACAAGAACATGAACGACGCCTATTTCGGCTATTACGAGATCCAGGGCTTCGAGAAGAACGTCATGGTCGCCATCTCTTCGGCCCGCGTCGGCCACATCGAAGGCAAGTTCTCGGCCATCAAGCACGTGCTGCTCGGCAACAACGACTCGATGGACAAGGCGACGCTCGTCAGCGAGATCGAGGACCTGAAGGTCAAGGTCTACAAGGACGCCATGGTCCTCGACGGCGACATCAGCGATACCGATCCAGACAGCCTCGGCGAGGCCGTCTACGGCTCGGCGGGCAAGCCGGCGCCGTACGGCGCGGAAGTTGCCGTCGAGCCGGGAAAGAAGGCCGAGCCCGAGAAGGTGGCAGTCGTTCCCGCCGGTCGGGACGCGCGGCCTGCGCAGGATGCGGCTCCCAAGAAAGCCCCGGTCAGCCGCGACTGGCTGACGTTTTTGACGGCGTTCGGGCTCCTGGTCCGCGAGGGGCTCGAAGCGATCCTGGTCATCGTCGCCATCGTCGCCTATCTGATCAAGACGGGCAACAAGCCGATGATCAAAGGCGTGTATTTCGGCTGTTTCGCCGCCGTTTTCGCCAGCGCGGTGCTGGCCTGGTTCCTGGAGTACATGATGGGCGACGCCAGCGGCGTGGCGCGCGAGCTGCTCGAGGGCTGGACGATGTTCCTGGCGGTGGCCGTGCTGTTTTACGTCAGCAACTGGATGCTCTCCAAGGCCGACACGGAGCGCTGGGAGAATTACATTGGCGGCAAAGTGCGGCAGTCGATCGACAGCAAGAGCCAGTGGACGCTGATCTTCGCGGCGTTCATCGCCGTGATGCGCGAGGGCGCGGAGCTGATCCTGTTCTACAAGGCAGCCTTCACGGGCGGCATGAACAGCGTCCCGCACATCGTCTACGGCATTCTCGCCGGCACGGCGGTGCTGGTCGCCGTCTGGGTGGCGTTCCGTTACTTCAGCGTCAAGCTGCCGCTCAAGCCGTTTTTCCTGTTCACCAGCATTTTGCTGTTTTTGATGTGCATTTCCTTCATGGGCAAGGGCGTGGTGGAACTGACGGAAGCCGACGTGATCACGGGGCGCACGGTCATCCCCGCGATGAAGGGCTTCCAGATCGAGATCCTCAGCATTTACGACCGCGCCGAGACGCTGATCCCGCAGGTCATGCTGCTGATCGCCTCGCTGTGGGTGACGCTGCCTCATCTGTTCGGCAAAAAGAAGGACGGGGGAGCGAAGTAGTTTTTATCTTCGGAAAGATTCCGCGCCGCGCGGAACTTTTATAGAACGCTATCTTTAAAGGAGACCAGCTATTAAAAGTCAAGTAGGAAATTCGAGCTCATGCCCGAAGTATTTCTAGCCGGTTGCCCGCGTGAAAAAGCCAAAGCGCCCCTGAAAACGGCATATTGGACAGAACTCAGACAAAACAAGCACGCGAACGAGCTCACACGGAAGCGACACGAGCAGGGAACCCCGCGGGAACAGGATCATTCTATGCCCTGGCGGCGTACCTCGTAAGGTTTGTTGGCTTTCAGAACAGCGTAAATCGTATAAAGCAGTTTTCTCGACACAGCCCCCAATGCAGTCCCATGCGCTTTCCCCTCACCGCGCTTCTTTTCGTAGAACGCTTTGAAGACAGGATCGCATCTGACTGCTATCAGCGCCGACATCCAGACAGCTCGTCTCAGGTAGGGGGATCCTTTCTTGGACAAGCGGTTGTGCTGGCCGACATAGTTCCCCGATTGAAACGAAGTCGGATCGATCCCGGCAAAGGCGACGAGTTTCTTGGGATTGGAGAAACGACTGATATCGCCGATCTCACCGAGGATCACGGCGCCCGTCGCCGGCCCCACGCCGGGGACAGTGAGGATGACAGAGCTAAACTTCCTCAGCTGCCGGGCGATCTTCTTGTCGATCTCATCGATCTGCTTCTCCGTGAATTCGATCTGTTCGATGAGAATCCTGATTTGAAAGGCAAAGGCATCCGAACACAGAGTCAGGCCGACCGAACGCGCCGCCAGAGACTTGAGCTCACGGGCTTTGTCAGTACCGTGCCGGCCCCGGCTGGTTTTTCTGAGCAAAGCGGCCAGCGATTTCGTGTTCACGTCGACCACCTGTTCCGGAGTGCCGTACGTCTTGAGAAATGCCTTTGAACTCTCGCCAAAGACGTTGGAGAACAAGGCAGCATACTCCGGAAACACCTGATCCAGAACGGTGACGACCTGTCGCTTGTAGTCGGCGCAGGAGTCCTTGAGCGACTCTCTGAAACGGGCCAGATTGCGCAGCGCCATGATATCTTCATCAGCCAGATGAGTTTCGCTGAACGAGCCGAAACGGATCACCTCAGCCACCAGAAAGCAGTCGACCGCATCCGTTTTCTGCTTCCGGATGTGGAAGTTCCTCAGACTGTCGGATTGGATCGGGTTGATCACATGCAGAGCAAAACCCTGCTCCCGCAGAAAGGAGTAGAGCGCGAGCCAGTAATGACCGGTCGCCTCCATGCCGATACAGAAAGCCTCCCGCTCGGGAAGACTCTGTTCGAGAAAGAGCAGAAGCTGCTGAAAGCCCTCCCGAGCATTGGCGAAACGCAGCGACTTGCCGACGTGGCTGCCGTCCTCCCTGATAAGCCCTGCTTCGTGATTGTTCTTCCCGATGTCAATACCAAGATAGTACATGAGTCACCTCACCACAACGTATTTGCAGGTGAATTCTCACGCTTCCTGCGGCTCACAACCTCCTTGGACAGACGGAGAAGACCTTCGGTCTCAACATCCAGCTCATTCGTGAACTGCCGCAAGAGGTGAGGCGCCACTCTCCTTTACGAGGAAATGTCCCCAAGGAAACAAACGGCGACGCTCACACTGCATGCTGACATTATCGCAGATTGTCCCGTTCAATAATCTGTCAACAAGTGCGACTACATTATTCTAGGAGGAAGTTCTTATGAAAAAGTCTTTTGTTGCAATGCTGGCCGGTCTTGCCGTGGTGGCTCTGGCGGCGTCCGCGATGGCCGCCCCCGCGGTGGAAAAGCCGGGTGAGAGCGGCTTTGCCGAGATCTCCATCGGCGAAGAGAAGCAGGTCGGCCCCTACAACGTCGCCGCCGTGTACTTCCAGGCCGTCGATATGTATCCCGCCGGCAAGAATCCTTCCAAGGAAGAGTCCGACATGCACCTCGAGGCCGACATCCACCTGCAGCCCGAATACGCCGTGCAGTACGGCTTCGGCGCCGGCGACAACATCTGGCCCGCGTACCTGACCGTCAAGTACGAGATCCTCGACAAGAACAACAAGATCGTCATGTACGGTTCCTTCATGCCCATGAACGCCGATGACGGCCCCCATTACGGCGCCAACATCAAGAAGGGCCTGAAGGTCGGCACCTACACGCTGCGCTTCACCATCGAGCCGCCCACGGATTATCTCCTCCACACCGATCCCGAGACCGGCGTGCCGGCGAAGGAGAACGCCAAGGATTACTTCAAGACCTACACCTGCGATTTCAAATGGAAGTACACCGCTGAGCAGCTTCAGAATCAGTAAAATCGAGGTATAAGCAAAAAAAGAAGTCGAGTATGCGGGGAGCTGCGCTGCCGTAAGAGCAGAACAGCGCCCCGCTTTGGCTGTTTATTGAGAACGGGGGTCAGTCTCATTTTAAAATATCTTGTTGCGGTCACGGATCATCTCGCCTCCTTATCGTTTTTGACCGGCCTGATCCTCGGCTTCGCGACGCGGAGCCGAGAGAAAATCGGCCGTTCGATCGCCTGGGGTGGAATGGCGGCGGGGATCCTTCTCGGCTTTGTCGTTTTCGGCGTGCGCCTGTACGATCCCAAGGGCATGAATCTGCCCCTGACGCGGTTCAACCGCTGGGTCGTCGTCGCCGTCGCGGTTGTCGCGGCCGCGGCTCTTTTGTGGGCGCTG
This sequence is a window from Pyramidobacter sp. YE332. Protein-coding genes within it:
- a CDS encoding FTR1 family protein — protein: MQTKNTLRRGRALGLLAVAVLFFLFSSAQDASAAKKKKYDTWKAVAADMAVEFSRARENVEKGEYKAAHKNMNDAYFGYYEIQGFEKNVMVAISSARVGHIEGKFSAIKHVLLGNNDSMDKATLVSEIEDLKVKVYKDAMVLDGDISDTDPDSLGEAVYGSAGKPAPYGAEVAVEPGKKAEPEKVAVVPAGRDARPAQDAAPKKAPVSRDWLTFLTAFGLLVREGLEAILVIVAIVAYLIKTGNKPMIKGVYFGCFAAVFASAVLAWFLEYMMGDASGVARELLEGWTMFLAVAVLFYVSNWMLSKADTERWENYIGGKVRQSIDSKSQWTLIFAAFIAVMREGAELILFYKAAFTGGMNSVPHIVYGILAGTAVLVAVWVAFRYFSVKLPLKPFFLFTSILLFLMCISFMGKGVVELTEADVITGRTVIPAMKGFQIEILSIYDRAETLIPQVMLLIASLWVTLPHLFGKKKDGGAK
- a CDS encoding IS110 family transposase, whose product is MYYLGIDIGKNNHEAGLIREDGSHVGKSLRFANAREGFQQLLLFLEQSLPEREAFCIGMEATGHYWLALYSFLREQGFALHVINPIQSDSLRNFHIRKQKTDAVDCFLVAEVIRFGSFSETHLADEDIMALRNLARFRESLKDSCADYKRQVVTVLDQVFPEYAALFSNVFGESSKAFLKTYGTPEQVVDVNTKSLAALLRKTSRGRHGTDKARELKSLAARSVGLTLCSDAFAFQIRILIEQIEFTEKQIDEIDKKIARQLRKFSSVILTVPGVGPATGAVILGEIGDISRFSNPKKLVAFAGIDPTSFQSGNYVGQHNRLSKKGSPYLRRAVWMSALIAVRCDPVFKAFYEKKRGEGKAHGTALGAVSRKLLYTIYAVLKANKPYEVRRQGIE
- a CDS encoding iron transporter, whose translation is MKKSFVAMLAGLAVVALAASAMAAPAVEKPGESGFAEISIGEEKQVGPYNVAAVYFQAVDMYPAGKNPSKEESDMHLEADIHLQPEYAVQYGFGAGDNIWPAYLTVKYEILDKNNKIVMYGSFMPMNADDGPHYGANIKKGLKVGTYTLRFTIEPPTDYLLHTDPETGVPAKENAKDYFKTYTCDFKWKYTAEQLQNQ